One Mycobacterium paraseoulense genomic window, CTCCGGCGAGCTCGGTGAACTTCTGCACGTACTGGGGCCGCCGGAATGGCCGCGCGCCCAACGGATGGGCGTCCGCGACGGCCAGCTCGTCGACGATCACTTCCCCACTTTTCAGCGTGACCTCGGCGCGGGCCCCGAACGCCCTGTCGGCCGGATCGGGCGCGTGGTAGCGGCGGGTCCAGTCCGGATCCTCGACCGTGGAGATCTTGCGCCAAAGTTCGACGGTGTCGGGCCGGTGGGCGCGCTCGGCGGTGTACGAGCGTTCGTGGTGCCAGCTGCCGTCCTGCAGCGCGACGGCGAAGACGTAGGGCAGCGAGTGGTCGAGCGTTTCCCGTGACGCGTCAGGGTCGAACTTCTGCGGATCCCCCGAGCCCGTTCCGATCACGACGTGGGTGTGGTGGCTGGTGTGCAGCACTATCGTGGCCACCTCATCGAGGTCACCGATGCGGGCCCGCAGCCGCCGCGCCAGGTCGATCGGCGCCTGGCTCTGATACTCCGCCGAATGCTCCTTGGTATAGCTGTCCAGGATGGCGCGCTTGGGCTCGCCGGGAGCGGGCAACGGCACCTGATATTCGCGGTCGGGACCGCCCAGCAGCCAGGCGATCACCCCGTCCTCGCCCTCCCAGATCGGCGCCGGCGATGTCTCGCCGCGCATCGCGCGGTCCACGGCCTCGATGGCGACCTTGCCCGCGTGCGCGGGGGCGAAAGCCTTCCAGCTGGAGATCAGTCCCTTGCGGGACTGGCGGGTGCTGGTGGTGA contains:
- the prpD gene encoding 2-methylcitrate dehydratase PrpD, coding for MLIHTVRTRRSSDDFPRAEHLAAKIAEVAADPVAVEPETAEMVANRIIDNAAVSAAAVLRRPVTVARQQALAHPARRGARVFGVDGTYSVEWAAWANSVAVRELDYHDTFLAAEYSHPGDNIPPLVAVAQQLGLGGADLIRGLTTAYEIQIDLSRGICLHEHKIDHVAHLGPSVAAGIGTMLRLDTETIYQAVGQALHLTTSTRQSRKGLISSWKAFAPAHAGKVAIEAVDRAMRGETSPAPIWEGEDGVIAWLLGGPDREYQVPLPAPGEPKRAILDSYTKEHSAEYQSQAPIDLARRLRARIGDLDEVATIVLHTSHHTHVVIGTGSGDPQKFDPDASRETLDHSLPYVFAVALQDGSWHHERSYTAERAHRPDTVELWRKISTVEDPDWTRRYHAPDPADRAFGARAEVTLKSGEVIVDELAVADAHPLGARPFRRPQYVQKFTELAGDVVDAAERERFLSTVAALADLRAGDVGALNVVVDRRALEHAPTIAPGIFP